DNA from Algisphaera agarilytica:
ACACCTGGTGGACCGCGGTGCCGGGGGCGTAGTAGAGCCCGTCGGAGAAGCCAAGGTCTTGGCCGATGAACATGATCGGATCGCAGCCGAGGTGCTGGGCGAGGTAGAACGACAGGTGGGCGACGGTCGCGCCGCCGCGGATGGGCACGATCTCTCGGCCGAGGCCGCCGGTCGCGGGGTCGCCGAGAAGTTGGTCGTTGAACGCATCACGGCAGACGCGGACGGGGCCGGGGAACGCGTCGAGGATGGCGGGGTTGGCCTTGGGCTCGGCGACGAGCGTGACGTTGGGAAGTTCGGGCAGGCCTTCGTAGAACCGGGCGCAGATCGGCGAGTAGTCGAGCGCCGTCACGAAGTCGGGCTGGACGCCGCGGTCCAGCAGCGGCTTGAGCGCCGTCTGCACCGCGATGACCACGATGTTCTTTCGCACCTCAGGGTCCTGCAGCAGGTGCACGTTCTTCACCAGGCTCGGCCCGGCGCCGACGCACACAGCGGGGTACCCCTTGGCCGCGTTGTGCAGCTCGTTGGTCGTCGCCCCGGCGGCGTAGACATCGAGGTTGTTGGCGAGGTTGCGGCAGGTCCGCGCGGCATTGACTAGCGCGGTGGCGATGTTGGTCCGGCTGTAGGCGACGATGTCGGTGATGGCTTGGCCGAAGGCGTTGACCGCGTCGCTGTGTAGCTTGCGGGCGATCGGCAGCGTGACGAGCTGGGTGCCCTGGGTGAAGAGTTGGGCGTGGACCTCGGTGCGCGAGAGCAGCTTGGCCCGGTCGATGTCATCCCCGCCCCCGGAAAAGAGCATGACGTTGGGCTTGGCGAGCAGCTTCGACAGGTCGCGCTGCTCGAAGACCGCCCTGAGCAGCGCGGGGTCGGGCTCGTAGAGCAGGATCAGGGCGTCGTTCCCCAGAAGGTCGAGGGCGGCCTCGGCGTGGTAACCCAGCCCCAAGCCGAGCAGTACGGCACACGCGGTCTTGCCGGGGTCGAGGTCGCCCAGCAGTTTCTGGGCCTCGGCGGCGGGGTCGTATTTGCTGCACAGCGGGGTCGGCCGGCCGCCGGGGGCTTCGGTGGGGAGCGCGGCGATGGGCTGGCCGTTGCGGGCGGTGTCCCAGTCCAAGGCGGCGGGCGTGGTCTGCTCCAGTAGCTCGGCGAGCGCGGGGTCGTCGCCGCGGAGGGCATCGAGGTTGGCGCGCAGGATGTCGGGCACGGGCGTGGGCATGCGTAGGAGAGTTATCGGAAGGCGGGCGGCGTGGGCATGATTCGTGGGGCTTGCCGCTTACGGCTTAGCCCGGGGTTGGCTAAGCGCTAAGCCGCAAGCGGCTGGGCGGGAGGTGTAACCCCTGTTCAGGGGACGACGTATGCCAAGTGACGGCAATTCTGCCGGGCCCGGTTCCGGGCGGATAGGATGGTGCGATATGGAAATGATCTTGGCCCAGAGTTCGAGCCTTTCGGAGTTGCTTTTGGAGAACCCCTGGCCGTTGGTGATCGCGCTGGTCGCGGTCTCGGCGGTGCTGCGGACGGTGGGCAAGCGGCAGGACCAGAAGAAGGCGGTGTCGGCCTCGTGGCTGGCGCTGCTTCTGGGCATCGGCGTTTACGTCGCGGCGACGCTAGTGAACACCGATCGGGAGACGATGATCGAGCGGACCGAGGCGTTCGTGGCGGCGACCTCGCCCCCGGACGAGGTGGCGCTGCGGGACCTGCTGGCCGACCGGGTGGTGCTCATGGGGCCGGGCGGCGACGTCTGGGAGGACCTGAGCGCCGAGTTCATCGCCAGGGAGATCAAAGAGCACGAGGTGAAAGACAACGCGACCCGCGCCGTGGACGCCCAGAGCACCCGCCCGGGCATGGGCGTCAGTACCATGGACGTCAGCAGCCGGCTGGGCGGCTACCCCATGCGGAGCCAGTGGGAAGTCGAGTGGCAGAAAGACCCGCAGGGGAATTGGCGAATCACGGCCCTGAAGTGGCTAAGCTTTAATCAGCAGGACCCCAGCCCCAACCTCTACCGTTAGCCATGAACGCGAAGCAACTGTTCCGAATGAAGAAACTCGCGGCCACGCTGCTGCTGCTCACGCTGTTGCTGGGCGTGGTGACCT
Protein-coding regions in this window:
- a CDS encoding motility associated factor glycosyltransferase family protein, yielding MPTPVPDILRANLDALRGDDPALAELLEQTTPAALDWDTARNGQPIAALPTEAPGGRPTPLCSKYDPAAEAQKLLGDLDPGKTACAVLLGLGLGYHAEAALDLLGNDALILLYEPDPALLRAVFEQRDLSKLLAKPNVMLFSGGGDDIDRAKLLSRTEVHAQLFTQGTQLVTLPIARKLHSDAVNAFGQAITDIVAYSRTNIATALVNAARTCRNLANNLDVYAAGATTNELHNAAKGYPAVCVGAGPSLVKNVHLLQDPEVRKNIVVIAVQTALKPLLDRGVQPDFVTALDYSPICARFYEGLPELPNVTLVAEPKANPAILDAFPGPVRVCRDAFNDQLLGDPATGGLGREIVPIRGGATVAHLSFYLAQHLGCDPIMFIGQDLGFSDGLYYAPGTAVHQVWDCELNPFNTIEMMEWQRIVRMRGHLRRFDDMHGRPIFSDEQMITYLKQFERDFADAEADDQLVIDATEGGMPKAHTTRLTFADAIAQHATRPVPTLPVPPRKLDADRLGQLDALLNQRITQTLELKRMSRDSIELIRKMGRCLEKGDKKKLDQHFTKLDRNRKRVEGDLKEPFALVNQLNTIGSYRRNRTDRSIAKDAGNSKEKLAAQLERDRDNIDWIIQACDEALVIFREAHGRVTQRAKRESRSPDIQINANASAKPSRKIATPAA